Proteins encoded by one window of Rhodobacteraceae bacterium IMCC1335:
- the yidC gene encoding membrane protein insertase YidC has translation MDDQNKNLILASALSFLVIIIWFVLFPPPEAPLQPETPAQSQQTDTTDLTLPAGDEPVLNNSPAKLTTAETAPRIAIETDRMNGSISLKGGRIDDLSLLDYRVHLSEGSPDVTLLRPVDEPGAYYAAFGWAGLSGLQPGDTPTPETLWAVDGNTTLRVNAPVTLFWKSPADLIFRRMISVDEDYMFTIRQSVTSQASQPVQLRPYGLIRRHGEPTDLKNFFILHEGLVRMSDGELAEESYDNLRDYEIDPREGTHAERIEVAASGWTGFTDHFWMTTLAPAPGLAFRSTAKYFASADIFQTEVVLPRQSLAPGASAEVTTQFFAGAKEWDAIRAYEKAGVDGFLDSIDWGWFFFLTKPIFAVLHWLNALIGNMGWAIIGLTLLIKALLFPLAYKSYVSMAKMKELQPEMEKLKEAAGNDRQKLQQEMMALYKKEKVNPASGCLPILLQIPIFFSLYKVIFVTLELRHAPWIWWIKDLSAPDPSSILNLFGLLPFTPPDPNSILAIISLGVLPILLGISMWIQQKLNPAPTDPTQAMIFAWLPWVFMFMLGTFASGLVVYWIANNTITFTQQYLIMRSQGYKPDVFGNVIASFKKKSKPGKK, from the coding sequence CCCGAAGCCCCGCTGCAGCCGGAAACACCAGCCCAGAGCCAACAGACCGATACCACGGACCTGACGCTGCCAGCGGGCGATGAACCGGTACTCAATAATAGCCCAGCCAAGCTGACAACAGCAGAGACAGCGCCACGCATCGCGATTGAAACGGATCGTATGAATGGCTCGATTTCTTTGAAGGGCGGGCGCATTGATGATCTGTCATTGCTGGATTACCGGGTTCATTTAAGTGAAGGCTCACCGGATGTGACCCTGCTAAGACCCGTTGATGAGCCTGGTGCCTATTATGCGGCCTTTGGATGGGCGGGCCTGTCTGGCCTACAGCCGGGCGATACGCCGACGCCAGAAACGCTTTGGGCCGTGGACGGCAACACCACATTGCGCGTCAATGCGCCGGTCACTTTGTTCTGGAAAAGCCCCGCCGATCTGATCTTCCGCCGCATGATTTCGGTGGATGAAGACTATATGTTCACCATCCGCCAATCGGTTACGAGCCAAGCGTCACAACCGGTTCAACTGCGCCCCTATGGTTTGATCCGCCGCCATGGTGAGCCCACGGATTTGAAGAACTTTTTCATTTTGCACGAGGGGTTGGTGCGGATGTCAGATGGAGAGCTGGCAGAAGAAAGCTATGACAATTTGCGCGATTACGAAATCGACCCGCGCGAGGGCACGCATGCGGAGCGGATTGAAGTGGCGGCAAGCGGCTGGACCGGGTTTACCGATCATTTTTGGATGACCACACTGGCGCCTGCGCCCGGATTGGCGTTCCGCTCAACCGCAAAATATTTTGCATCGGCTGATATATTCCAAACCGAAGTGGTTTTGCCGCGCCAGTCATTGGCACCTGGTGCCAGCGCCGAGGTGACCACTCAATTTTTTGCGGGTGCAAAAGAATGGGATGCGATCCGCGCCTATGAAAAAGCCGGCGTAGATGGATTTCTCGACAGCATTGATTGGGGTTGGTTTTTCTTTCTGACCAAACCGATTTTTGCGGTTTTGCATTGGCTGAACGCATTGATAGGCAATATGGGATGGGCGATTATCGGGCTCACATTGCTGATAAAAGCGCTGTTATTTCCCTTGGCCTATAAATCCTACGTCTCTATGGCCAAGATGAAAGAGCTACAGCCAGAAATGGAAAAGCTGAAAGAAGCGGCTGGCAATGACCGCCAGAAACTGCAGCAAGAAATGATGGCGCTTTACAAGAAAGAAAAGGTAAATCCCGCGTCAGGCTGCTTGCCCATCCTGTTGCAAATTCCAATTTTCTTCTCGCTTTATAAGGTGATTTTCGTCACTCTTGAATTGCGCCATGCCCCTTGGATTTGGTGGATCAAGGACCTGAGCGCGCCGGATCCTTCCTCTATTTTGAACCTGTTTGGTTTGCTGCCCTTTACACCCCCCGATCCCAATTCGATATTGGCGATTATTTCTTTGGGTGTGCTACCCATCTTATTGGGTATTTCGATGTGGATTCAGCAAAAATTGAACCCGGCCCCCACCGATCCGACCCAAGCCATGATCTTTGCTTGGTTGCCTTGGGTGTTTATGTTCATGCTGGGCACGTTTGCGAGCGGGCTCGTTGTCTATTGGATCGCCAACAATACGATCACATTTACGCAACAATATCTGATCATGCGCAGTCAAGGCTATAAGCCAGATGTCTTCGGCAATGTTATCGCCAGCTTCAAGAAAAAGTCCAAACCGGGCAAAAAATAA
- a CDS encoding MOSC domain-containing protein — MMATVAQIWRYPIKSHGREALQSVPLSAGKTLPWDRHWAVAHENSTADGSVWVPCQNFSRGAKAPLLMAINSRWDADRGQMHMRHPDLPDLQFNPDDAGDQNRFLEWSAPLMPENRAKSARLIRAAECGLTDTDYPSISIGNLSSHRTVSQKLGRDLSALRWRTNIWLDGLAPWEEFDWIGRIIEIGEVQFEICERVQRCLATTANPETGRRDADTLGILQTWDHQDFCVYARVLNTGTIHLNDSAKAPNP; from the coding sequence ATAATGGCGACAGTGGCGCAAATATGGCGATACCCCATCAAGTCGCATGGGCGCGAAGCTTTGCAATCTGTGCCACTCAGCGCAGGCAAAACGCTGCCATGGGATCGCCATTGGGCGGTTGCGCATGAAAACTCGACGGCGGATGGCTCTGTCTGGGTGCCATGTCAAAACTTTAGCCGCGGGGCAAAAGCGCCATTATTGATGGCCATAAACAGCCGCTGGGACGCGGATAGGGGGCAAATGCATATGCGCCATCCCGATTTGCCCGACCTGCAGTTCAACCCTGATGATGCGGGCGATCAAAATCGGTTTTTAGAGTGGTCAGCGCCGCTTATGCCCGAAAACCGAGCCAAATCAGCGCGCTTGATCCGCGCCGCAGAATGCGGGCTTACCGACACCGATTACCCCTCGATCAGCATTGGCAATCTGTCATCGCATCGCACCGTTTCGCAAAAGCTGGGGCGTGATCTGTCTGCGCTGCGCTGGCGTACAAATATTTGGTTGGATGGTCTGGCCCCTTGGGAAGAATTTGATTGGATTGGCCGCATTATTGAAATTGGCGAAGTTCAATTTGAAATCTGCGAACGGGTTCAGCGCTGTCTGGCCACCACAGCCAATCCTGAAACAGGCCGGCGTGATGCAGATACGCTGGGTATATTGCAGACATGGGATCATCAAGATTTCTGCGTCTATGCCCGCGTGCTCAACACCGGCACGATCCATTTAAACGATAGCGCAAAAGCCCCAAACCCATGA
- a CDS encoding YihA family ribosome biogenesis GTP-binding protein, which produces MTMTFPLAEAPDAVLREKGRLLFAQPTDFLKGVVAIDGLPADDRIEICFAGRSNVGKSTLINALTGRKALARTSNTPGRTQEINFFTAADSHYLVDLPGYGYANAPLPVVEKWQRLLKKYLSGRRSLRRAFVLIDARHGVKSVDEEILSLLDSAAVTFQCVLTKADKIKAHEQEALLQQVRGALSKHPAAYPEVILTSSEKGMGVETLRATIAGLI; this is translated from the coding sequence ATGACAATGACCTTCCCTTTAGCCGAAGCACCCGACGCAGTCCTGCGCGAAAAAGGCCGCCTTTTATTCGCCCAGCCAACTGACTTTCTGAAAGGTGTTGTGGCGATAGATGGCTTGCCCGCGGATGATCGGATCGAAATTTGTTTTGCCGGCCGCTCGAATGTAGGTAAATCGACATTGATCAATGCGCTGACCGGGCGCAAAGCGTTGGCGCGCACCTCAAACACGCCCGGGCGCACCCAAGAGATCAACTTTTTCACCGCAGCTGACAGCCATTATTTGGTCGACTTGCCAGGATATGGCTATGCCAATGCGCCCTTACCGGTTGTGGAAAAATGGCAAAGATTGCTCAAAAAATATTTATCAGGACGGCGCTCTTTGCGCCGCGCCTTCGTGTTGATTGATGCGCGCCACGGAGTAAAATCGGTAGATGAAGAAATTTTAAGCCTACTCGACAGCGCCGCCGTTACCTTTCAATGCGTGCTGACCAAAGCAGATAAAATAAAAGCCCATGAGCAAGAGGCCTTGCTGCAGCAAGTGCGCGGCGCGCTGAGCAAACACCCGGCCGCCTATCCCGAGGTTATCCTCACCTCTTCAGAAAAAGGTATGGGTGTCGAAACATTGCGCGCAACAATCGCAGGGCTCATCTAA
- the argB gene encoding acetylglutamate kinase, with amino-acid sequence MKTQDMNRDWIATARTLSEALPYLQRYDDAIVVIKLGGHAMGSDAAMESFARDVVLMQQVGINPIIVHGGGPMINTMLDKLNIQSEFVNGKRVTDDKVIEVVEMVLSGSVNKRIVQAINQQGGRAIGLSGKDSNLMLCTQTDPALGLVGTPSKIDPSVLKTLFDNDLIPVIAPLGAGEKGETYNVNGDTAAGAIAAALKADRLLLLTDVAGVKDANGNVLTELTAAQIRQMTQEGVIAGGMIPKTETALAALNGGVRAVVILDGRAQNACLLELFTEHGAGSLIRDARP; translated from the coding sequence ATGAAAACGCAAGATATGAACCGCGATTGGATCGCCACAGCCAGAACATTATCTGAAGCCCTGCCTTATCTGCAGCGCTATGATGACGCGATCGTGGTGATCAAACTTGGCGGCCATGCCATGGGCAGCGACGCGGCAATGGAAAGCTTCGCCCGCGACGTGGTGCTGATGCAGCAAGTTGGGATTAATCCGATCATCGTGCATGGCGGCGGACCTATGATCAACACCATGCTGGATAAGTTGAACATTCAATCAGAATTTGTAAATGGCAAACGCGTCACGGATGATAAGGTCATCGAAGTGGTTGAGATGGTTTTATCGGGATCCGTAAACAAGCGCATCGTACAAGCAATCAACCAGCAAGGTGGGCGCGCCATTGGTTTGTCAGGCAAAGACAGCAATCTGATGCTCTGCACGCAGACAGACCCCGCGCTTGGGCTGGTTGGCACCCCCAGCAAGATTGATCCAAGCGTTCTGAAAACGCTTTTTGACAATGACTTGATCCCAGTGATTGCGCCGCTTGGCGCTGGCGAAAAAGGCGAAACCTATAATGTGAATGGGGATACCGCAGCCGGGGCGATCGCGGCGGCCTTGAAGGCAGATCGCCTTTTACTGCTTACAGATGTTGCGGGCGTTAAGGATGCAAACGGCAATGTTCTCACCGAACTCACCGCCGCCCAAATTCGTCAGATGACGCAGGAGGGCGTGATCGCAGGCGGCATGATTCCCAAAACAGAAACAGCGCTTGCAGCCCTGAATGGCGGCGTGCGCGCTGTTGTTATTTTAGATGGGCGCGCACAAAATGCCTGCTTGCTTGAGCTGTTTACAGAACATGGCGCGGGCTCTCTTATTCGTGACGCTCGACCTTGA
- a CDS encoding ferredoxin: protein MVLGGLHPDKTDLAPEGCKTLILLGPRDQHFWPIFANSPEKTDGAPDPLDRWSERVVSDLAKKLGAWAVFPFGGPPYAPFYSWALRCGNIFSSPIRLLVHQQMGLYVSFRGALALPWHLDLPQTNPSPCIGCSAPCQNACPVEAFKHRAYDVAGCRAHINGPDSLSCRSTGCAARRACPVSKNAARPQAQSAFHMKTFAN, encoded by the coding sequence ATGGTTTTAGGCGGGCTGCACCCAGACAAAACCGATCTGGCTCCCGAAGGCTGTAAAACACTGATTTTGCTTGGCCCCAGAGATCAACATTTCTGGCCTATTTTCGCCAATAGCCCAGAAAAGACAGATGGTGCACCGGACCCGCTTGACCGGTGGTCTGAACGGGTTGTGTCCGATTTGGCAAAAAAGCTGGGCGCTTGGGCCGTCTTTCCATTCGGCGGGCCGCCTTATGCTCCTTTTTATTCATGGGCTTTGCGCTGCGGAAATATCTTTAGCTCGCCCATTCGCCTGTTGGTTCATCAACAAATGGGTTTATACGTTTCTTTCCGAGGCGCGCTTGCCCTGCCATGGCATCTAGACCTACCTCAGACCAACCCTTCGCCCTGCATCGGCTGTTCTGCCCCCTGTCAAAACGCTTGCCCCGTCGAGGCTTTTAAACACCGCGCCTATGATGTTGCAGGCTGCCGCGCTCATATCAACGGGCCAGACAGTTTAAGCTGCCGTTCGACGGGCTGCGCCGCGCGCAGGGCCTGCCCTGTTAGCAAAAACGCGGCGCGCCCGCAGGCGCAATCGGCATTTCACATGAAGACCTTTGCAAATTGA
- a CDS encoding histidine phosphatase family protein, whose amino-acid sequence MSKRLILMRHAQSDDFEQPSDFERPLSARGQQDAAHMRHWFYAHGCQPQSALVSASKRTAETYDLLQLENCPAFFSKTLYLAPAETLLSALKKATGSSVLMIGHNFGISDLANRLRKKRSDNPEFKAFPPGAIWIADLPIEDWRALTWGAATSVNFASPEDVRMNLSNDPRR is encoded by the coding sequence TTGAGTAAGCGCCTGATTTTGATGCGTCATGCGCAATCCGATGATTTTGAACAACCCAGCGATTTTGAGCGTCCGTTAAGCGCCCGCGGGCAGCAGGACGCCGCGCATATGCGACACTGGTTCTACGCGCATGGTTGCCAACCGCAAAGCGCTTTGGTCTCAGCGTCAAAGCGTACAGCCGAAACCTATGACTTATTGCAATTAGAAAATTGCCCCGCTTTTTTCTCAAAAACTCTTTATCTTGCCCCCGCAGAAACGCTACTGAGTGCTCTGAAAAAGGCTACTGGATCCTCAGTTCTAATGATTGGGCATAATTTTGGGATTTCCGATCTGGCCAACCGTTTGCGCAAAAAGAGGTCGGACAACCCAGAATTCAAAGCCTTTCCACCCGGCGCGATCTGGATAGCTGATCTGCCGATAGAGGATTGGCGCGCACTTACCTGGGGCGCAGCCACCTCGGTCAATTTTGCAAGCCCCGAAGATGTGCGCATGAACCTGTCAAACGACCCGCGTCGCTAG
- a CDS encoding ATP-binding cassette domain-containing protein, producing MTQPAKLTVSDEIAIDIQSMNKWYGAFHVLRDINLTVNRGERIVVCGPSGSGKSTLIRCINALEEHQQGKITVDGTVLSSDLKNIDKIRSEVGMCFQHFNLFPHLTILENCTLAPIWVRKTPKKKAEETAMHFLEKVKIPEQADKYPGQLSGGQQQRVAIARSLCMKPRIMLFDEPTSALDPEMIKEVLDTMIALAEDGMTMICVTHEMGFARQVANRVIFMDEGQIVEQNEPEEFFENPQSDRTKLFLSQILGH from the coding sequence ATGACACAACCTGCAAAATTGACCGTCTCAGACGAAATCGCGATCGACATCCAAAGCATGAATAAATGGTATGGTGCGTTTCACGTCTTGCGCGATATCAATCTAACGGTGAACAGGGGGGAGCGGATCGTGGTCTGCGGCCCGTCGGGGTCGGGGAAATCGACATTAATCCGCTGTATAAACGCTTTAGAGGAACATCAGCAGGGTAAGATCACGGTTGATGGTACAGTGTTGTCTTCCGATCTTAAGAATATTGATAAAATTCGGTCTGAAGTGGGCATGTGTTTTCAGCATTTCAACTTATTCCCACATTTAACGATTTTAGAAAACTGCACGCTTGCACCGATTTGGGTGCGTAAAACACCCAAAAAAAAGGCGGAAGAAACCGCAATGCATTTTCTAGAAAAGGTAAAAATTCCAGAACAGGCTGATAAATATCCGGGTCAATTATCTGGCGGGCAGCAGCAGCGGGTGGCCATCGCGCGATCGCTTTGCATGAAACCGCGGATTATGCTCTTTGATGAACCGACATCGGCGCTTGATCCAGAAATGATCAAAGAGGTGTTAGATACTATGATTGCCTTGGCCGAAGACGGCATGACGATGATTTGCGTCACGCATGAGATGGGCTTTGCCCGGCAAGTGGCCAATCGTGTTATCTTCATGGATGAAGGGCAAATCGTCGAACAAAACGAGCCTGAAGAGTTTTTCGAAAACCCGCAATCGGACCGGACAAAATTGTTCCTAAGCCAGATTTTAGGTCATTAA
- a CDS encoding ABC transporter permease subunit (The N-terminal region of this protein, as described by TIGR01726, is a three transmembrane segment that identifies a subfamily of ABC transporter permease subunits, which specificities that include histidine, arginine, glutamine, glutamate, L-cystine (sic), the opines (in Agrobacterium) octopine and nopaline, etc.) has product MAKQVTAFVRHTALPPAPPPSSQSGVVKWLRENLFSSVFNSLMTVLAIYLLYKIAAAIVPWLLNGVWTTSSQWECYEVLDGLSGGCFSVLTERWNQLIFGFKYPKELYWRPSLSFVLLLVAVAPVLFSKLPRKMLVFTAIYPFLAYWLIWGGSIVTPVVGLVGFIAGYKTFQMMAKQKFAVALFAAALAAFLSWYLGGYLSAPLSNFIALEAVPSRDMGGFMLNIILGTVCVSLSVPLGILLALGRQADLPVIRVICVVFIEFIRGVPLITLLFVANVVLAYFLPPGTNFDLILRVIIMITLFSAAYIAEVIRGGLAALPTGQYEAAGSLGLDYAQSMRLIILPQALKISIPGIVNVAVGLFKDTTLVSIISMFDLVGMIRGPILASTEWNGIYWELLGFAAVLFFIVCYGISQYSQWLERQLATDHR; this is encoded by the coding sequence ATGGCCAAGCAAGTTACAGCCTTTGTCCGCCACACAGCCTTGCCGCCGGCACCGCCGCCTTCTAGCCAGTCTGGTGTGGTGAAATGGTTGCGTGAGAATTTATTTTCATCGGTCTTTAACTCTTTGATGACAGTTTTAGCAATTTACCTTTTGTATAAAATTGCTGCAGCGATTGTTCCTTGGCTCTTAAACGGAGTATGGACGACATCTTCGCAATGGGAATGCTATGAAGTTCTCGACGGTCTATCTGGTGGGTGCTTTTCTGTATTAACTGAACGCTGGAACCAATTAATTTTCGGTTTCAAATATCCAAAGGAACTCTATTGGCGTCCTAGTCTTAGCTTTGTGCTGTTGCTGGTTGCTGTCGCGCCTGTGCTGTTCTCGAAACTTCCACGCAAGATGCTGGTGTTCACTGCGATTTACCCATTTTTAGCCTACTGGTTGATTTGGGGGGGAAGTATCGTAACACCTGTCGTTGGATTGGTTGGATTTATCGCTGGTTATAAAACCTTTCAAATGATGGCCAAACAAAAATTCGCTGTGGCTTTATTCGCTGCCGCATTGGCAGCCTTCCTCAGTTGGTATTTGGGCGGTTATCTAAGCGCTCCACTCAGCAATTTCATCGCGCTTGAAGCTGTTCCGAGCCGCGATATGGGCGGCTTTATGTTGAATATCATTTTGGGAACTGTTTGCGTGTCTTTATCGGTTCCGCTGGGGATTTTGCTCGCCTTGGGCAGGCAGGCAGATTTGCCAGTCATTCGGGTGATTTGCGTTGTGTTCATCGAATTTATTCGAGGCGTGCCGCTGATCACCTTGTTATTTGTGGCCAATGTTGTCTTGGCGTATTTTCTGCCGCCGGGCACCAATTTTGATCTGATCTTACGGGTCATCATTATGATCACGCTGTTTTCGGCTGCCTATATTGCCGAGGTTATTCGGGGCGGGTTAGCAGCTTTGCCAACTGGGCAATATGAAGCGGCGGGCAGTTTGGGCTTAGATTATGCGCAGTCGATGCGTCTTATTATTCTGCCACAAGCTTTAAAGATCTCTATTCCCGGGATTGTAAATGTTGCCGTGGGGCTTTTCAAAGACACTACATTGGTCTCGATTATCTCGATGTTCGATTTGGTCGGAATGATCCGTGGCCCCATCCTTGCCTCCACCGAGTGGAATGGGATTTATTGGGAGCTGCTTGGCTTCGCGGCAGTTTTGTTTTTTATCGTGTGCTACGGCATCTCGCAATATTCACAATGGCTCGAGCGACAGCTCGCAACCGATCACCGTTAA
- a CDS encoding ABC transporter permease subunit (The N-terminal region of this protein, as described by TIGR01726, is a three transmembrane segment that identifies a subfamily of ABC transporter permease subunits, which specificities that include histidine, arginine, glutamine, glutamate, L-cystine (sic), the opines (in Agrobacterium) octopine and nopaline, etc.) — protein sequence MLINDKRYRSYTFQFLALMVLICLMAFLGWNLLQNLAAAGLDISYGFLGEPAGYDINQRLIEYDSQSTHLRASIVGVLNTLLVAVLGCITATIFGVIAGVLRLSNNWLVAKTMAVYVEVFRNIPVLIWILIINAIFLSVLPQPRAFRGENPEASMLFDSFAFTGRGIYMPKPVLYDGGWIVIVAFILSLIAVLFYRRYARKTLFDHGVILPVLWPSLAILFVPTLAMFFLLGNPIGLEYPALKGFNFKGGIWARGSLLSLWFALSIYTGAFIAENVRAGIQAVSKGQSEAAASLGLRPGRIMNLVILPQALRVIIPPLISNYLNLTKNSSLAIAVGYMDVTGTLGGITLNQTGRAIETVLLLMAFYLIISLGISAIMNVYNHSIKLKGR from the coding sequence ATGCTGATAAACGATAAGCGTTATAGGTCATATACTTTTCAATTTCTAGCGTTGATGGTTCTGATTTGCTTGATGGCGTTTCTGGGATGGAACCTATTGCAGAATTTAGCTGCAGCAGGTTTGGATATTTCTTACGGTTTTTTGGGTGAGCCGGCGGGTTATGATATTAATCAGCGTTTGATCGAGTATGACAGCCAATCTACACATCTGCGAGCTTCAATCGTTGGTGTTTTAAACACTCTTTTGGTTGCTGTTTTAGGATGTATAACGGCCACTATTTTTGGCGTGATCGCAGGTGTTTTACGACTCTCAAACAATTGGCTCGTTGCCAAAACTATGGCCGTTTATGTGGAAGTGTTTCGCAATATACCAGTATTGATCTGGATCCTGATTATAAACGCGATTTTTTTATCAGTGTTACCTCAACCGCGCGCGTTTCGGGGTGAAAATCCTGAAGCATCAATGTTGTTCGATTCCTTTGCCTTCACCGGTCGCGGGATCTACATGCCAAAACCGGTTTTATATGATGGTGGCTGGATCGTAATTGTTGCATTCATCCTATCGCTTATCGCGGTTCTTTTTTATCGCAGATACGCGCGCAAAACTTTGTTTGATCATGGGGTTATTCTACCCGTGCTTTGGCCGAGCTTAGCTATTTTATTTGTGCCAACGCTGGCGATGTTTTTTCTGTTAGGAAACCCGATTGGTTTGGAATACCCGGCATTGAAAGGGTTTAATTTCAAAGGCGGTATCTGGGCGCGCGGATCCTTATTATCACTTTGGTTCGCGTTATCGATTTATACCGGCGCGTTTATTGCCGAAAACGTAAGAGCGGGCATTCAAGCGGTGTCAAAAGGTCAAAGCGAAGCAGCCGCCTCGCTTGGTTTGCGACCGGGGCGGATTATGAACCTCGTGATCCTGCCGCAAGCTCTGCGCGTAATTATTCCACCGTTGATTTCAAATTATTTGAACCTGACCAAAAACTCATCGTTGGCGATTGCCGTGGGGTATATGGATGTTACTGGTACTTTGGGCGGTATTACGTTGAACCAGACGGGGCGGGCCATTGAAACTGTTCTCTTGCTAATGGCCTTCTATCTCATAATTTCGCTTGGCATTTCTGCCATCATGAATGTCTATAATCACTCGATTAAATTGAAGGGGCGATAA
- a CDS encoding transporter substrate-binding domain-containing protein, which yields MKKSLVLGAVTLAAMSAGSVFAGTADDVKARGKLNCGVSTGLIGFASPDANGEWAGFDVDVCRAVAAAVLGDSTAVEFVPTTTKTRFTSLQSGEIDMLSRNTTWSFQRDTELGLDFVGVNYYDGQGFMASADLGVSSATELDGATICIQTGTTTELNLADFFRLNNISYEPVPIETNAEAQQQYLAGACDAYTTDRSALAATRTSFEKPDDHVVLPEIVSKEPLGPVVRHGDNEWGDIVRWTLNAMITAEEFGVTAANAADLAANSNIPEVKRLLGTEGKLADYLGLDASWALRAIQAVGNYGESFDRNIGESTPIKLNRGVNSLWTDGGLIYSPPFR from the coding sequence ATGAAAAAATCCTTAGTTTTAGGCGCAGTTACCCTAGCAGCGATGTCTGCTGGCAGCGTATTTGCGGGCACAGCGGATGACGTGAAAGCACGCGGAAAGTTAAATTGTGGTGTTTCCACAGGTTTGATTGGGTTCGCAAGTCCTGACGCTAACGGTGAGTGGGCTGGTTTCGATGTTGATGTTTGCCGCGCCGTCGCAGCAGCTGTTTTAGGTGATTCAACTGCTGTTGAGTTTGTACCAACAACCACCAAGACTCGTTTCACCTCGCTTCAATCGGGTGAAATTGACATGCTGTCACGGAACACAACTTGGAGTTTCCAGCGTGATACTGAGCTTGGATTAGATTTTGTAGGCGTGAACTACTATGACGGACAAGGCTTTATGGCCTCTGCCGATCTGGGGGTTTCTTCGGCTACTGAGTTGGATGGCGCAACAATTTGTATTCAAACAGGTACAACGACTGAGTTGAACTTGGCGGATTTTTTCCGGTTGAACAACATTTCTTATGAACCAGTTCCAATTGAAACGAATGCCGAAGCACAGCAGCAATATTTAGCTGGTGCATGCGATGCTTATACGACAGATCGTTCAGCGTTGGCGGCTACTCGGACAAGCTTCGAAAAGCCAGATGACCATGTTGTTTTGCCAGAAATCGTTTCTAAAGAGCCGTTAGGTCCTGTTGTACGCCATGGTGATAACGAATGGGGCGATATTGTGCGTTGGACTTTGAACGCGATGATCACTGCGGAAGAGTTTGGCGTGACTGCAGCTAACGCAGCGGATTTGGCAGCCAATTCAAACATTCCAGAAGTTAAACGTCTTTTGGGTACAGAAGGTAAATTGGCGGATTACCTAGGCCTGGATGCATCATGGGCTTTGCGGGCAATTCAAGCGGTCGGAAACTACGGCGAGTCATTTGACCGTAATATTGGTGAAAGCACTCCTATTAAGTTGAATAGAGGTGTAAATTCTTTGTGGACTGATGGTGGTCTGATTTACTCACCCCCTTTCCGTTAA
- a CDS encoding ATPase, which yields MAYWQQKRFWTQVEIAQQEVGYTVLLDDRLVKTPAKTLLALPSQALAEAVASEWRAQVETVRPEIMPYTRRANAALDKVTPQFQDVLNMLAAYGETDLLCYRAAQPAELNVRQAEAWDPLLEWAAQTYGAILHSTSGVTYLAQAAESVLNLAAPMQGLSAFQLTAFHDLVTFPGSLVAALAVIEGHLKPEQAWELCRIDEIWQEEQWGIDEEAAAHAALKKSDFLAAYDFFTRCG from the coding sequence ATGGCTTATTGGCAGCAAAAACGATTCTGGACGCAGGTTGAAATTGCGCAGCAAGAGGTGGGCTATACGGTTTTGCTCGATGACCGCTTGGTTAAAACCCCTGCAAAAACGCTTTTGGCGTTGCCCTCGCAGGCTTTGGCCGAGGCGGTTGCCTCAGAATGGCGCGCGCAGGTTGAAACTGTTCGCCCTGAAATCATGCCCTATACCCGCCGCGCCAATGCCGCTTTGGATAAGGTGACGCCCCAATTCCAAGATGTTTTGAACATGTTGGCGGCTTATGGTGAAACCGATTTACTCTGCTATCGCGCGGCGCAGCCGGCCGAACTAAATGTGCGGCAAGCGGAGGCGTGGGATCCATTGTTAGAGTGGGCAGCGCAAACATATGGCGCAATTTTACACAGCACATCGGGGGTGACCTATCTGGCGCAAGCGGCAGAGTCTGTTTTGAACTTGGCAGCGCCGATGCAGGGCCTTTCAGCGTTTCAGTTAACCGCTTTTCATGATCTGGTGACATTTCCGGGCAGTTTGGTTGCGGCTTTGGCGGTTATAGAAGGTCATCTTAAGCCTGAACAGGCGTGGGAATTATGCCGGATTGATGAAATTTGGCAGGAAGAACAATGGGGAATCGATGAAGAGGCTGCCGCGCATGCCGCGCTGAAAAAATCTGATTTTCTCGCCGCGTATGATTTTTTTACACGCTGTGGTTGA